The following coding sequences lie in one Oncorhynchus kisutch isolate 150728-3 linkage group LG3, Okis_V2, whole genome shotgun sequence genomic window:
- the pheta1 gene encoding sesquipedalian-1: MKLNERSVAHYATCDSPPDKTGFLFKKGERNTAYHRRWLILKGNMLFYFEERESREPIGVIVLEGCTVELCESAEEFAFAIKFDCAKARVYKMAAENQAAMESWVKALSRASFDYMRLVVRELERQLEEIQEGAAGLQGRSKSSKKAGGVARSKSGASFSASHVPSTQVTGAALAQGSAHARSLQEEVQLPSGTSKENGVAWSKPSALVNGFGEGPHSGVPWEGNGNGGGDGFRPPPVPPRRRGASLESPVSPGTGCFSKLHDWYGKEVAELRVEWLQSH, from the coding sequence ATGAAGCTGAATGAACGTAGTGTGGCTCACTATGCCACCTGCGACTCGCCGCCAGACAAGACAGGCTTCCTCTTCAAGAAGGGGGAGCGAAACACAGCCTACCACCGGCGTTGGTTGATCCTGAAGGGCAACATGCTGTTCTACTTTGAGGAGCGTGAGAGCCGGGAACCCATTGGCGTCATCGTGTTGGAGGGCTGCACCGTAGAGCTCTGTGAGTCAGCTGAGGAGTTCGCCTTTGCCATCAAGTTTGACTGCGCCAAGGCGCGTGTCTACAAGATGGCGGCGGAGAACCAGGCGGCCATGGAGTCGTGGGTTAAGGCTCTGTCGCGAGCCAGCTTCGACTACATGCGGCTGGTGGTGCGGGAGTTGGAGAGGCAGCTGGAAGAAATCCAGGAGGGGGCTGCTGGGCTGCAGGGCAGGTCCAAGTCCTCCAAGAAGGCTGGGGGGGTGGCACGCTCCAAATCCGGAGCATCATTCAGCGCTTCCCACGTGCCCTCTACCCAGGTTACAGGTGCAGCGCTCGCACAGGGTTCGGCTCATGCTCGCAGCCTTCAGGAGGAGGTGCAGCTCCCGTCAGGCACCTCTAAAGAGAACGGGGTGGCCTGGAGTAAGCCTTCTGCTCTGGTCAATGGGTTTGGTGAGGGCCCCCACTCTGGTGTGCCGTGGGAGGGAAATGGGAATGGAGGGGGCGATGGGTTCAGGCCTCCGCCCGTCCCTCCGCGCAGGAGGGGTGCATCTCTTGAGAGTCCTGTCTCCCCCGGGACTGGGTGCTTCTCCAAACTTCACGACTGGTACGGAAAAGAGGTGGCTGAACTGAGGGTGGAGTGGCTTCAGAGCCATTGA